The Devosia sp. YIM 151766 genome includes a region encoding these proteins:
- a CDS encoding DUF952 domain-containing protein gives MSSANPPFIYKIASAASLAAARHSGRYEGMPIDAADGYMHFSTAAQLAETLRLHFKGQSGLVILAIRTADLGEALVWEPSRGGQLFPHLYGGPLDMARVEWEAMVSVDAAGHCVLPEAVR, from the coding sequence ATGTCATCCGCTAATCCGCCCTTCATCTACAAGATCGCCAGCGCCGCCTCGCTGGCCGCCGCCCGCCATTCGGGGCGCTATGAGGGCATGCCTATCGATGCGGCGGATGGCTATATGCATTTTTCTACCGCCGCCCAATTGGCCGAAACCCTGCGCCTGCATTTCAAGGGCCAGTCCGGCCTCGTCATCCTCGCCATTCGCACCGCCGATCTCGGCGAGGCCCTGGTCTGGGAACCTTCGCGCGGCGGTCAGCTGTTTCCCCATCTCTATGGTGGCCCGCTGGACATGGCCCGGGTGGAATGGGAAGCCATGGTCAGCGTCGATGCCGCCGGACATTGCGTGCTGCCGGAGGCCGTTCGATGA